One window of Myxocyprinus asiaticus isolate MX2 ecotype Aquarium Trade chromosome 6, UBuf_Myxa_2, whole genome shotgun sequence genomic DNA carries:
- the LOC127442506 gene encoding pancreas transcription factor 1 subunit alpha-like, with translation MDNVLDPFTGLDSFSSPYFDDDDFFTDQSSRDHLDTDEFLDEDVDFLTNQIQEYYKDSRISQDGDYCDVGNFSFSSSSSTFSYGCADSTSELSPHRGDGPLLKRRRRMRSEGEMQQLRQAANVRERRRMQSINDAFEGLRSHIPTLPYEKRLSKVDTLRLAIGYINFLAELVQSDMPIRNPNSDSLNQPKKVIICHRGTRSPSPNDPDYGLPPLAGHSLSWTDEKQLKDQNIIRTAKVWTPEDPRKLHLKSSINNIENEPPCNFIS, from the exons ATGGACAATGTGTTGGATCCATTCACAGGCTTAGATTCATTCTCCTCCCCTTATTTCGACGACGATGACTTCTTCACGGACCAGTCGTCGAGGGACCACTTGGACACAGACGAGTTTTTGGACGAGGATGTCGACTTTCTCACAAATCAAATCCAAGAATATTATAAGGACAGTCGGATATCACAGGATGGAGATTATTGTGATGTTGGCAACTTCTCTTTTTCCTCTTCGTCTTCGACTTTCTCATACGGATGCGCTGACAGCACCTCGGAGCTGTCCCCTCACAGAGGAGACGGTCCCTTATTAAAGAGGCGAAGGCGCATGAGATCCGAAGGAGAGATGCAACAGTTGCGTCAAGCTGCCAACGTACGGGAGCGACGGAGAATGCAATCCATTAACGATGCTTTCGAGGGACTGAGATCTCACATCCCTACTTTACCATACGAGAAAAGACTCTCAAAAGTTGACACTTTACGACTTGCAATAGGCTATATAAATTTCCTTGCAGAACTTGTGCAGTCTGACATGCCGATCCGGAACCCAAATAGTGACTCTTTAAACCAAcccaaaaaagtcataatttgccACAGAGGAACAA GATCCCCATCTCCAAATGATCCGGACTACGGGTTGCCTCCTCTCGCGGGACACTCTCTTTCATGGACTGATGAGAAGCAGCTAAAAGACCAGAACATCATTAGAACAGCGAAAGTATGGACACCAGAGGACCCAAGAAAGTTGCACTTGAAATCATCTATAAACAACATTGAGAATGAACCCCCCTGTAATTTCATTTCCTAA